The Streptomyces sp. NBC_01463 DNA window CCCGACCCCCCGCAGACCGACTACCGCCGGGCTGACGTCCACGCCCTGCGCCACGATCTGTTCTCCGGGGACGTCTACCTCGCGGACACCAAGGAGGACCGCGAAGTTTCCACAGCCTGGGGATGGGTGCCCGTACTCGACTTCGCCTGGGCCCTGTGCGACATCGTCGAGCAGCTCGACCGGGACCCGCGCGGCAACCGCTCGCACCGCCGCCAGTTCGCCGAACTCGACTTCACCGAATCCTCCGACCGCATGCTCTTCGAGCGCCGCTTCGGCTGGGTCGACGTCGAGGCCGACTGGATGCCCGCCGAGGAAGCACCGCTGACCTTCGGCCACTCCCTGCTGCGCCGCGAGGCCCGCGACTTCCTGCACGACCTGATCGCCGACCTGGCCGACATGCACGAAGGCCTCGCCGACAACCCCACCGTCTGGGACCTCCAGGCCCGCTTCCCCCGCATCTGACCGGGCGCGGCCCGCCCGCTCACGCCTCGACCCGCACCCCGATCTGCGCCGCGAACGCCGGAGCCAGCTCCATCAGCTGCGACGGGCTGATCACCGCACCGGCCAGCCGCTCCACACCCCGTGCGATGTCGAGCTCCGCGACCGTCCGCAGATCCACGGACTCCATCCGCACCGCGCTGAAGTCCGCCCGCTTCAGCACACAGTCCCGGAACTCCACCCGGGTCAGCTGCGCCTCCCCGAAATCCGGCTCCGACAGCACGCAGCCCTCGAAGACCACGTCCTTCAGCCGGGCCTTCCGCAGATTCAGGTAGTCGATCTTCCCGCCCCTGATCAGCACCCGCTCCAGCACCGCGCCGTGCATCTGCACCCCGCCCAGGCGCGCGTCCACGACCTCCACGTCCCGCATCGACACCCCCGCGAGGTCGGTGCCCACCCCCCGTACCCCCGTCAGCACCGAATCGATGAACCGGGACCTGACCAGCTCCGTACGGTCCAGGGCGCAGCCCTCCAGCGCACAGTCCATGAACCGGGCCCCCGGACCCGACTCGTCCGCCAGGTCCACCCCGTCGAACCGCACCCCGTCGTAATCCCCGTCCGCCTCCAGGCCGCCCCCCTCGTACGCCACCAGCGGCGGCAGCCGCACCTCAGGACGACGCGCCTCGGGGACACCGCCCCTGGCGCCCCTGCCCGACCTGCCCGTCCCGCCACCACTACCGCTGCTGCGCACCATGCCCCCATCGTGACGCACACCACTGACAACGCCCCGCCGCGGACATCGCGGCAGGGCGCCGCCCCGGTCTCAGCGGCCGAGCTCCGCCAGGGCCCCGTCCGTCAGCCGGTAGACCGTCCACTCCTCCTGCGGCCGGGCGCCCAGGGACTCGTAGAACGCGATGGACGGGGCGTTCCAGTTCAGCACCGACCACTCCAGCCGCTCGTAACCGCGCTCGGCGCAGATCCGCGCCAGCTCCTTCAGCAAGGCCTTCCCGTGCCCGCCGCCACGGCGCTCCGGGCGCACGTACAGATCCTCCAGGTAGATGCCGTGCACCCCGCGCCACGTGGAGAAGTTCAGGAACCACAGGGCGAAACCGACCACCTCACCGTCGTCGTCCGACACGGCGACATGCGCGTACGCGGCAGGACGCTCACCGAACAGCGCCTCGCGCAGCTGCTCCTCGGAGGCCTTCGCCTCGTGCAGCGCCTTCTCGTAGTCGGCCAGTTCGCGGACCATCGCGTGGATGGCGGGGACGTCGGCAGCAGTAGCGGTACGAATCATGAGGGCAGCGTAGACAGCACCGGCACACCCCCTACTCCCGCCCCAGCAGCCTCCGCGCCAGCTCGGCGTGGACGGGCGCCAGCCGCCGCCCGCCCTCCTCCGTGTCCCAGCACGCGTTCTGCAGCACCCGCCCCAGCGTCCACGCCCGCGCCCGCCCCCGGTCCAGCCCCAGCACGTCCGTCATCAGATCGAACCGCCACACCGCGTCGGCCGCGTCGAACCGGTCCGCCAGCGCCGGGAACAGCTCGAACCCGGCGTCCCCGGCCAACGGCTTCGGATCGATCGCCACCCACCGGTC harbors:
- a CDS encoding pentapeptide repeat-containing protein, which produces MVRSSGSGGGTGRSGRGARGGVPEARRPEVRLPPLVAYEGGGLEADGDYDGVRFDGVDLADESGPGARFMDCALEGCALDRTELVRSRFIDSVLTGVRGVGTDLAGVSMRDVEVVDARLGGVQMHGAVLERVLIRGGKIDYLNLRKARLKDVVFEGCVLSEPDFGEAQLTRVEFRDCVLKRADFSAVRMESVDLRTVAELDIARGVERLAGAVISPSQLMELAPAFAAQIGVRVEA
- a CDS encoding GNAT family N-acetyltransferase → MIRTATAADVPAIHAMVRELADYEKALHEAKASEEQLREALFGERPAAYAHVAVSDDDGEVVGFALWFLNFSTWRGVHGIYLEDLYVRPERRGGGHGKALLKELARICAERGYERLEWSVLNWNAPSIAFYESLGARPQEEWTVYRLTDGALAELGR